The Bacillus sp. Marseille-Q1617 genome has a segment encoding these proteins:
- a CDS encoding zinc-binding dehydrogenase — translation MKAVIQNEFGEADVLHFTKVDRPVLGEREVLIRTAYTSVNYADIKKRRGAKGKGSFPMILGLDVSGTIEEVGPASSFSVGERVMAFPMNGSYSEFVKANELLVFKIPENVSFEQAAAMPTVSILSYLLIHEIGEVGGGDMVVVHSAAGGVGSMLVQLVKLAGAEKVIATVGDLKKEGYVKTLGADVVCTYDTFIETVLEHTDGRGADVIFDSVAGEVTSKSLDCLALYGTLVQFGNSSGQSGVVKTSDVHSSCRNVKGFSLGTTRIHKPERLRPVAEKVLELFSAGKVTLPIARIFDLSEAALAHKLVESREYEGKILLKI, via the coding sequence ATGAAAGCTGTTATACAAAATGAATTTGGGGAAGCCGATGTACTGCATTTTACAAAGGTTGATAGACCGGTTCTGGGGGAACGCGAAGTACTGATCAGAACTGCTTACACAAGCGTCAATTACGCGGATATCAAGAAACGGAGAGGAGCGAAAGGTAAGGGGTCATTCCCTATGATTCTCGGGTTGGATGTATCGGGGACGATTGAAGAAGTGGGCCCTGCCTCCTCGTTTTCGGTGGGAGAACGCGTCATGGCTTTTCCCATGAATGGCTCTTATTCTGAGTTTGTAAAAGCGAACGAATTATTGGTTTTCAAGATACCTGAAAATGTATCGTTTGAACAAGCTGCAGCGATGCCGACTGTTTCGATTTTGTCTTATCTTTTGATACATGAAATCGGAGAAGTTGGAGGGGGAGACATGGTTGTGGTACACAGTGCTGCCGGCGGTGTCGGTTCCATGCTTGTGCAATTAGTGAAATTGGCAGGGGCGGAAAAAGTGATTGCAACGGTCGGCGATCTTAAAAAAGAAGGCTATGTGAAGACTTTAGGAGCTGACGTTGTTTGTACATACGATACTTTTATAGAGACCGTTTTAGAGCATACAGATGGACGAGGGGCAGACGTGATTTTCGATTCGGTTGCGGGAGAAGTGACGAGCAAGAGTTTGGACTGTCTTGCACTCTATGGCACGCTTGTGCAATTTGGCAACAGCAGTGGTCAATCAGGTGTCGTTAAGACGAGCGACGTTCACAGCAGCTGCAGGAATGTAAAGGGGTTCAGCTTAGGGACCACCAGGATACATAAGCCGGAACGGTTGAGGCCCGTGGCTGAGAAAGTGTTGGAACTCTTTTCTGCAGGGAAAGTGACGCTTCCGATTGCACGGATATTTGACTTGAGCGAAGCCGCCCTTGCGCATAAATTGGTAGAGAGCCGGGAGTATGAGGGGAAGATTTTGTTGAAGATTTGA
- a CDS encoding PTS ascorbate transporter subunit IIC gives MVDIIMNDILGTPAILVGLFALVGLLAQRKNSGDVVSGTLKTVMGFVILGAGANVLVQSLGQFSSMFNEAFAVDGVIPNNEAIVALAQESFGTETAMIMLFGMVVNILIARFSPFKYIFLTGHHTMFMACLIAVILTTGGFSGVPLIILGSIILGSLMVLSPAMLQPFTRKVTGSDDFAIGHFGSVGYLASAAVGKVVGKGSKSTEEIKVPKSLGFLRDTSVSVSLTMVILFFIVAGAAGPAFVESELSEGQNFLVFAFMQGITFAAGVYIILAGVRMLLGEIVPAFKGIADKIVPKAKPALDCPAIFPFAGNAVIIGFLFSFIAGLVSMLFLPLLGLKVIVPGLVPHFFTGAAAGVFGNATGGRRGAIIGSMANGVMISFLPALLLPVLGSLGFQGTTFGDADFGVVGIVLGNLVKLFDSAGVLFAAVIVILAVLFFIGFRSKAGEDKNGTDGSEAA, from the coding sequence ATGGTTGATATCATTATGAATGACATCTTGGGTACACCTGCAATCCTTGTCGGGCTCTTTGCCCTCGTCGGACTCCTTGCACAACGGAAAAATTCCGGGGATGTCGTGTCCGGAACATTGAAAACTGTGATGGGCTTCGTCATCCTTGGAGCGGGAGCAAACGTGCTTGTCCAGTCACTTGGCCAATTCAGCAGCATGTTCAACGAAGCCTTCGCGGTCGACGGGGTCATCCCCAACAACGAAGCGATCGTAGCACTTGCCCAGGAAAGCTTCGGTACGGAGACAGCGATGATTATGCTGTTCGGTATGGTCGTGAACATTCTGATTGCACGTTTTAGTCCTTTTAAATATATCTTTTTAACCGGTCACCATACGATGTTCATGGCCTGCCTGATCGCGGTCATCCTGACGACAGGAGGATTCTCCGGTGTGCCGTTGATCATCCTCGGTTCAATCATCCTCGGTTCATTGATGGTCCTTTCACCGGCGATGCTACAGCCATTCACACGCAAAGTCACGGGTTCCGACGACTTTGCCATCGGACATTTCGGTTCTGTCGGATATCTGGCCTCTGCCGCAGTCGGGAAAGTCGTAGGTAAAGGTTCCAAATCAACAGAGGAAATCAAAGTGCCGAAATCACTCGGTTTCCTCAGGGATACATCCGTTTCCGTATCCTTGACCATGGTCATCCTGTTCTTCATCGTCGCAGGTGCGGCGGGTCCCGCATTCGTTGAAAGTGAACTGAGCGAAGGACAGAACTTCCTAGTGTTTGCTTTCATGCAGGGTATCACTTTCGCTGCTGGTGTCTACATCATCCTGGCCGGTGTGCGCATGCTCCTTGGTGAAATCGTCCCTGCCTTCAAAGGGATTGCGGACAAAATCGTCCCGAAAGCAAAACCTGCCCTTGATTGCCCGGCCATCTTCCCATTCGCGGGAAATGCCGTCATCATCGGCTTCCTGTTCAGTTTCATTGCAGGACTTGTCAGCATGCTCTTCCTGCCATTGCTTGGCTTGAAGGTTATCGTCCCAGGACTCGTCCCTCACTTCTTCACAGGTGCAGCGGCAGGGGTCTTCGGAAACGCAACCGGCGGCCGCAGAGGCGCAATCATCGGCTCGATGGCAAACGGCGTCATGATCAGCTTCCTGCCGGCTCTACTGCTGCCAGTCTTGGGCTCACTTGGGTTCCAGGGAACAACATTCGGGGATGCTGACTTCGGTGTTGTCGGAATCGTGCTTGGTAATCTAGTTAAACTATTTGATTCTGCTGGTGTTCTGTTTGCAGCTGTCATTGTGATTTTGGCGGTGTTGTTCTTTATCGGCTTTAGATCTAAAGCTGGTGAGGACAAGAATGGAACGGATGGATCGGAAGCCGCTTGA
- a CDS encoding PTS sugar transporter subunit IIB: MKKVLVVCGNGLGSSMIVEMNIKAALKDMGKEAEVSHTDLTTAKTEQADLFIGSEDIVGSLEDGRKNVVKLKNLMDKNELKSALEQNI; this comes from the coding sequence ATGAAAAAAGTATTAGTGGTATGTGGAAATGGATTAGGAAGCAGCATGATCGTGGAGATGAATATTAAAGCAGCCCTTAAGGACATGGGCAAAGAAGCAGAGGTTTCCCATACGGATCTGACAACGGCGAAGACGGAACAGGCTGACCTGTTCATCGGCTCCGAAGATATTGTCGGAAGCCTTGAAGACGGCCGCAAAAATGTCGTGAAACTGAAGAACCTGATGGATAAAAACGAACTAAAGTCTGCGTTGGAACAAAATATCTAG
- a CDS encoding BglG family transcription antiterminator translates to MVLDKRRAHLLSIIQQSAEPVPTKVLVERMNLSQRTIYYDLDQINSWLRTQKIEPIDSKHGQGLFLPPESKSKLMLKQDESFEDWQYQLSKQEREVLIKAKILLEEQDATMKSFMDLTSMSRGTIAKEIKEIKQEFKDAGLELYYQKGSGYRLRGSEEAKRTMLSTILATIFSNEDWQNVRNEVYKMIHPEAATWSSETDQRRVVREILFEAESDLGLTLTDEMIEILSLQILMIMKRIELDEFIQVPQEEKEVLKQTDAFKAATLITHKLESYKGVAFPVDEICFITMNLLGSKVQHDNFDHYTEQELSGLREVVRNMIDDFQLYSCVVFDDRRGLEENLISHIKPTYYRLKYGLHIVNDLAGSIQKTYPDIFHLTKRVIRHLELYLGKRVPEEEAAYITLHFGGWLSKEKKTVETKYRAIIVCENGIGTSNMLRTQLENLIAGLNVTATISMREYQTKHHAADVIFSTNYIKTKDIPVIHVPAILTNIEKERVMQRMNELFDPNAPGKAMTDHLMDLIKRHADVHQEEELKHELVRFLEQKTPQIKELRKPMLNELLTEETIQLKDGVKGWEEAIEVAAQPLIDQHSIRSSYVEAMIENVKELGPYIVIAPGIAIPHARPETGVEELGMSFLRLKEPVYFSEKEKHRAQLIIVLAAIDNQTHLKALAQLTELLSDESNVDKLISAEDANTVIDLINQTIEV, encoded by the coding sequence ATGGTATTGGATAAAAGACGTGCACACTTATTATCCATCATTCAACAATCGGCTGAGCCCGTTCCGACGAAGGTTTTGGTCGAAAGGATGAATTTGTCCCAGCGGACCATCTATTATGATCTCGATCAGATCAACAGCTGGCTTCGGACTCAGAAGATAGAACCTATTGACAGTAAGCATGGACAGGGTTTGTTCCTGCCCCCTGAGTCGAAATCGAAACTGATGCTGAAGCAGGATGAGAGTTTTGAAGATTGGCAGTATCAGTTGTCGAAGCAGGAACGCGAAGTCCTGATCAAGGCGAAGATTTTACTGGAAGAGCAGGACGCAACGATGAAAAGCTTCATGGACTTGACCAGCATGAGCCGCGGGACGATTGCGAAGGAAATCAAGGAAATCAAGCAGGAGTTCAAGGACGCAGGGTTGGAGCTGTATTATCAGAAAGGTTCCGGTTACCGTCTGCGGGGTTCCGAGGAGGCAAAGAGAACGATGCTCTCCACCATTCTCGCAACCATCTTCTCGAATGAAGATTGGCAGAATGTCCGGAATGAGGTATACAAGATGATTCATCCGGAAGCTGCCACCTGGTCGAGTGAAACCGATCAGAGACGCGTGGTGAGGGAAATTCTTTTCGAAGCGGAAAGTGATCTCGGATTAACGCTGACGGATGAAATGATCGAGATTCTCTCGCTGCAGATCCTCATGATCATGAAGCGGATCGAACTTGATGAATTCATCCAGGTGCCCCAGGAGGAAAAAGAGGTGCTCAAGCAAACGGACGCCTTCAAGGCCGCCACCCTTATCACCCATAAACTTGAATCGTACAAGGGGGTTGCGTTCCCTGTAGATGAAATCTGCTTCATCACAATGAATCTGCTCGGCTCGAAAGTCCAGCATGATAATTTTGATCACTACACCGAGCAGGAATTATCAGGACTCCGGGAAGTCGTCCGTAATATGATTGATGATTTCCAGCTGTATTCCTGCGTTGTGTTCGATGACCGGCGCGGGTTGGAAGAAAACCTGATTTCCCATATCAAGCCGACTTATTACCGGCTAAAATACGGGCTCCATATCGTTAATGATCTGGCCGGCAGCATCCAGAAGACCTACCCAGACATTTTTCACTTGACCAAGCGGGTGATCAGACATTTGGAACTATATCTCGGCAAAAGAGTCCCGGAAGAGGAAGCAGCCTATATCACCCTTCACTTCGGCGGCTGGCTGTCAAAAGAAAAAAAGACGGTCGAGACAAAGTACAGGGCCATCATCGTTTGTGAGAACGGGATCGGGACATCCAATATGCTCAGGACCCAGTTGGAGAATCTGATCGCAGGCCTGAACGTGACCGCCACCATTTCGATGAGGGAATACCAGACGAAGCATCATGCAGCGGACGTTATTTTTTCAACCAATTATATAAAAACAAAGGACATTCCCGTCATCCATGTTCCCGCCATCCTGACGAATATTGAAAAGGAACGAGTCATGCAGCGGATGAATGAGCTGTTCGATCCGAATGCACCAGGGAAAGCGATGACCGATCACCTCATGGACCTCATCAAGCGCCATGCGGACGTCCATCAAGAAGAAGAGCTGAAGCATGAACTGGTCCGCTTCCTGGAACAAAAAACTCCCCAGATAAAGGAGCTAAGAAAACCTATGCTCAATGAATTACTGACAGAAGAAACAATACAGCTGAAAGACGGAGTAAAGGGTTGGGAAGAAGCCATCGAGGTGGCAGCCCAGCCGCTGATCGACCAGCATTCAATCAGATCATCATACGTGGAGGCAATGATCGAAAACGTAAAGGAATTAGGCCCTTACATCGTCATTGCCCCGGGTATCGCCATCCCCCACGCGCGGCCTGAAACAGGGGTTGAAGAGCTGGGGATGAGTTTTCTGAGGCTCAAAGAACCTGTTTATTTTTCCGAAAAAGAAAAGCATCGTGCCCAGCTGATCATTGTGCTGGCGGCAATCGATAATCAAACCCACTTAAAAGCATTGGCTCAGCTCACAGAACTCTTATCGGATGAATCGAATGTAGACAAGTTAATTTCAGCAGAAGACGCAAACACCGTAATCGACTTAATAAACCAAACAATTGAAGTGTAA
- a CDS encoding HIT family protein — protein sequence MTSDFYCDEVLSGKTEVNRVVETDNVLAYHHTRPFYPVHIVTIPKRHISSLITLEDCDNELLLELMGVIRKVAAWVTEEHGACRVITNLGNYQDSKHLHWHIVSGKAVG from the coding sequence ATGACCAGCGACTTTTATTGTGATGAAGTACTAAGCGGAAAAACCGAAGTAAATAGAGTAGTAGAGACAGACAATGTACTGGCCTATCATCATACCCGGCCATTTTATCCAGTACACATAGTAACCATCCCGAAGAGACATATTTCCTCTTTAATCACGCTGGAGGACTGTGATAACGAACTGCTGCTCGAACTGATGGGAGTGATCAGAAAGGTTGCGGCCTGGGTTACCGAGGAACACGGTGCATGCAGGGTGATTACCAATTTGGGGAACTATCAGGACTCCAAACACCTGCATTGGCATATTGTTTCCGGGAAGGCGGTAGGATGA